The nucleotide window GTACCTCGATGTCCGTGCACAGCCATTCGGCAGGTCAGTACGACACTGCCTCCGCAGCGTTCGACCCGGCCGGCTCGGCGGCGTCCGACCCCGGACGCCCGCCCGAGTTCCCGAGGCACGTGGTCACCGCCGTGCTCGTCTCGCACGACGGTGCCCGCTGGCTGCCCGACGCCCTCGCCGGGCTCCTCGGCCAGGACCGCCCCGTGCAGAATGCGGTGGCGGCCGACACCGGCAGCGCGGACGCCTCCGCCCAGCTGGTCACCGACGCCCTCGGCGCCGACCGGGTGCTGCACCTCGCCCGGCGCACCGGCTTCGGCCAGGCCGTCGAGGAGGCCGTCCGCAGCGCGGGCGTGCTGACCCCGGACGACCTCCCCTACCTGAAGCGCCCCAGCGGCTGGGACCCGGTCACGCGCAGCTGGCGCGACGACGCGTACGACATGCCGGAGCTGCCGCACGGCGAGCCCGAGCAGTGGCTGTGGCTCCTGCACGACGACTGCGCCCCCGAGCACGACGCCCTGGCCCAGCTGCTGCGCGTCGTGGAGAAGGAACGGGAGCTCGGCAAGGAGGTCGCGGTCGTCGGCCCCAAGCTGCGCGGCTGGTACGACCGCAGGCAGCTGCTGGAGGTCGGCGTCACCATCGCCAACAGCGGCCGCCGCTGGACCGGCCTCGACCGGCGCGAGCAGGACCAGGGCCAGCACGACCACGTCCAGCCCGTGCTGGCCGTGTCCACCGCCGGCATGCTGATCCGCCGCGACGTCTACGAGGAGCTGGGCGGCTTCGACCGCAGGCTGCCCCTGATGCGCGACGACATCGACCTGTGCTGGCGCGCCCAGGCCGCGGGACACCGCGTCCTGGTCGCCCCCGAAGCGGCCGTGCGGCACGCCGAGGCGTCCTCCCGCGAGCGCCGCACCGTCGACTGCGTGGGCCGCACCTCCGCCTCCCCGCACAAGGTCGACAAGGCGGGCGCCGCCTACACCCTCCTCGTCAACTCCCGCGGCGCACAGCTCCCCTGGGTCCTCGTACGGCTCGTCCTCGGCACGCTGCTGCGCACGGTCGCGTACCTCGTCGGCAAGGCCCCCGGACAGGCGGTCGACGAGATCCGCGGCCTGCTGGGCACCCTGCTGCGCCCCGAGCGCATCATCGCGGGCCGCCGCGGACGGGGCGGCCCACAGGTCGGCAGGGACGAACTGCGCGCCCTGTTCCCACCCCCCGGGGCCACCGTCCGGGCCACCGTCGAGCAGGTCGCCGGCAGCCTCGCGGGCCGCTCCGACGCCGAGCTGACCGCGGCCGGGCGCCACGGCAGCGCCGTGGAGTCCGGACCGGGCGGCGACGACGCGGACTTCCTGCAGGTCGAGCAGTTCGCGCGCCTCAAGCGCGTCGCCCGCAAGCCCGGGCCGATGGTCTTCGTCCTGCTCCTCCTCGTCTCCCTCGTCGCCTGCCGTGAGCTCCTCGGCGGCGGCGCGCTCGCGGGCGGCGCGCTGCTGCCCGCTCCCACGGACTCCTCCGAACTGTGGGCGCGCTACCTGGACGCCTGGCATCCGGTGGGCGCCGGCGGCACCCAGACCGCGCCGCCCTACTTCGCGCTCGTCGCGATGCTCGCGAGCGTGCTGTTCGGGTCCACCGGTCTCGCCGTCACCGTCCTCCTGGTGGGCTCGGTGCCGCTGGCCGGCTTCGCCGCCTACTTCGTCTCCCGGCCCCTGGTCGAGTCGCGCCTGCTGCGCGCCTGGGCGTCCGTCGCGTACGCCTTTTTGCCCGCCGCCACCGGCGCCCTCGCGGGCGGCCGCCTCGGCACCGCGGTGCTCGCCGTCCTGCTGCCCCTCATCGCGCGCGCGGGCGTCGCGGCGAGCGGCCTCGCCTCGGCGACGGGCCGCGGCAGCTGGCGCGCCACCTGGGCGTACGCGCTGCTGCTGACCCTGGCCACCGCGTTCACGCCGATCGTGTGGCCCATCGCGCTGGTGCTCGGCCTCGCCCTGGCGGTCGTGCGCCGCGCGGACATCGCCGCCTACGGGCTCCGGTTCCTGGCCCAGCTCGGCACCCCGCTGCTGGTCCTCGCCCCCTGGTCGTTCTCCCTGCTCCCGTTCGGCTTCTTCCAGGAGGCCGGCATGGAGTACGAGTCGGGGGCGGCCTCCGCGCTCGACCTGCTGGGCGCGAGCCCGGGCGGGCCCGGCACGGTCAGCGGGCTGATGCTCATCGGCATCGTGTGCGCCGCCGTGGCCGCCCTGCTGCGCGCCGAACGGCGGCTGGGCATCCACGCCGCCTGGACCGCCGCGCTGGTGTCGCTCGTCTTCGCCGCCCTGTCGAACGGCTCCACCTGGGCGGGGCCAGCCACCCTCGTCTACGGCCTCGCCTTCCTCGCCGCCGCCGCGCTCGGCGCCGACGGGGCACGCTCGCGCGTGGCCGAGCAGAGCTTCGGCTGGCGCCAGCCGGTCGCCGTGCTCATCGCCTTCGCCTCGGCCGCCGGACCCCTGCTCATCGCCGCCGGCTGGATGATCCGCGGCGCGGACGGCCCGCTGGAGCGGCGCGACCCCGTCCAGGTGCCCGCGTTCGTCGCGGAGGAGAGCGGCACCCGCGACCAGGCCCGCACGCTCGTCCTCGACAGCGACTCGGCGGTCCGGGTCGGCTACACCCTCGTCCGCGGTTCCGGCGCCCGCCTCGGCGACGCCGAACTGGCCGCGGCGGACGGCGACAACAAGACGCTCGACAAGGTCGTCGCCAACCTCGTGGCGGGCTCCGGAGCCGACCAGGCCGACCAGCTCGGCGGCTTCGCCGTGCGGTACGTCCTGGTGCGCGACGGCGCGCCCCGCGAGGTCAGCCGCGTCCTGGACGCCACACCGGGCCTGAGCCGGCTGAGCCAGCAGGACGGCAGCGCCCTGTGGCGCGTCGACCGGCAGGTCGCGCGCGCGGCCGTCGTCCCCGAATCGGGCGACCCGCAG belongs to Streptomyces sp. V3I8 and includes:
- a CDS encoding glycosyltransferase; translated protein: MSVHSHSAGQYDTASAAFDPAGSAASDPGRPPEFPRHVVTAVLVSHDGARWLPDALAGLLGQDRPVQNAVAADTGSADASAQLVTDALGADRVLHLARRTGFGQAVEEAVRSAGVLTPDDLPYLKRPSGWDPVTRSWRDDAYDMPELPHGEPEQWLWLLHDDCAPEHDALAQLLRVVEKERELGKEVAVVGPKLRGWYDRRQLLEVGVTIANSGRRWTGLDRREQDQGQHDHVQPVLAVSTAGMLIRRDVYEELGGFDRRLPLMRDDIDLCWRAQAAGHRVLVAPEAAVRHAEASSRERRTVDCVGRTSASPHKVDKAGAAYTLLVNSRGAQLPWVLVRLVLGTLLRTVAYLVGKAPGQAVDEIRGLLGTLLRPERIIAGRRGRGGPQVGRDELRALFPPPGATVRATVEQVAGSLAGRSDAELTAAGRHGSAVESGPGGDDADFLQVEQFARLKRVARKPGPMVFVLLLLVSLVACRELLGGGALAGGALLPAPTDSSELWARYLDAWHPVGAGGTQTAPPYFALVAMLASVLFGSTGLAVTVLLVGSVPLAGFAAYFVSRPLVESRLLRAWASVAYAFLPAATGALAGGRLGTAVLAVLLPLIARAGVAASGLASATGRGSWRATWAYALLLTLATAFTPIVWPIALVLGLALAVVRRADIAAYGLRFLAQLGTPLLVLAPWSFSLLPFGFFQEAGMEYESGAASALDLLGASPGGPGTVSGLMLIGIVCAAVAALLRAERRLGIHAAWTAALVSLVFAALSNGSTWAGPATLVYGLAFLAAAALGADGARSRVAEQSFGWRQPVAVLIAFASAAGPLLIAAGWMIRGADGPLERRDPVQVPAFVAEESGTRDQARTLVLDSDSAVRVGYTLVRGSGARLGDAELAAADGDNKTLDKVVANLVAGSGADQADQLGGFAVRYVLVRDGAPREVSRVLDATPGLSRLSQQDGSALWRVDRQVARAAVVPESGDPQPIAAGPVELHTTIPAGAEGRVLRLADTADEGWTATLDGKPLTRTTLDGWAQGFELPAAAGRLDVTFEAPLSHTGRLWGQGAFAVLLVILALPGRRRDVDDDLPEEETAAPVETASGDGRRARRLRDRAEAEAEQTQRAEGAGQAPEEQPDAFAPGSPPAPQEAPAAPAVPQQQAYDEWDSATYAAEYGTYGGEQYQGAPQYPAGTYEQQQYQADPYQAGSYDPYAAYDQGNAGYDPSQSYGQGYDPQYDPTQQQQQQQQQQQQQQPSHGTDSERPDGSQQ